One genomic region from Clostridium saccharobutylicum DSM 13864 encodes:
- a CDS encoding DNA cytosine methyltransferase, whose product MKKYNAIDLFCGAGGLSLGLKKAGFNIRLGLDIDTNALITYSNNFSKTVIIKEDIKDVSGYTLFKNSKIKKGSNFLLAGCPPCQGFSNIGKRDVTDLKNQLVFEYTRLIQEMKPTFILMENVPGMSKGVGKEIFKRVIKILEKQYYLKYDTLNAADYGVPQIRKRLVLHGIRNDVYVKLNKVYPKEIENIFPIQTHYENGINNRKKNWVSVGEILRNLPVIKAGESYEDEKIHNHIARKLSDTNLLRLDYIRKNGGSRKCLSEKLVLECHKKANTSYGDTYGIMSINKPSPTLTSGCTAITKGRFGHPIQNRGISVREAARLQSFDDNFIFYGGLDSMSLQIGNAVPPKLAEASGKKIIRLMDLYDKLNNE is encoded by the coding sequence ATGAAGAAATATAATGCAATAGATTTATTTTGCGGAGCTGGAGGTCTTTCTTTAGGTTTAAAAAAAGCTGGATTCAATATTAGATTAGGCTTAGATATTGATACGAATGCACTAATAACATATTCCAATAATTTTTCTAAAACAGTAATTATTAAAGAAGATATTAAAGATGTTTCAGGATATACTTTGTTCAAAAATTCAAAAATTAAAAAGGGGAGTAATTTTCTTTTAGCAGGATGTCCACCTTGCCAGGGATTTTCTAATATAGGCAAGAGAGATGTTACTGATTTAAAAAATCAACTGGTTTTTGAATATACACGATTAATTCAAGAAATGAAACCTACATTTATACTTATGGAGAATGTTCCAGGAATGTCTAAAGGAGTAGGAAAAGAAATTTTTAAAAGGGTTATTAAAATATTAGAAAAACAGTATTATCTAAAATACGATACTTTAAATGCTGCTGATTATGGTGTTCCACAAATAAGGAAAAGGTTAGTTTTACATGGTATCCGAAATGATGTATATGTAAAATTGAATAAAGTATATCCTAAAGAAATAGAAAATATTTTTCCGATTCAAACGCATTATGAGAATGGAATAAATAATAGAAAAAAAAATTGGGTTTCTGTTGGGGAGATTTTGAGGAATCTTCCAGTCATAAAGGCTGGTGAATCTTATGAAGATGAAAAAATACACAATCACATTGCTAGAAAATTATCTGACACGAATTTGTTAAGATTAGATTACATTAGGAAAAATGGTGGTTCTAGAAAATGTTTGTCTGAAAAATTAGTTCTTGAATGCCATAAAAAAGCTAATACATCATATGGAGATACTTATGGTATTATGAGTATAAATAAACCATCACCAACATTAACAAGTGGTTGTACAGCAATAACGAAAGGAAGATTTGGTCACCCTATTCAAAATAGAGGAATTTCAGTAAGAGAAGCTGCTAGATTGCAATCTTTTGATGACAATTTTATATTTTATGGCGGCCTTGATAGTATGAGCTTGCAAATAGGGAATGCAGTTCCACCAAAATTAGCTGAAGCAAGTGGAAAAAAAATTATTAGGTTAATGGATTTATATGATAAGTTAAATAATGAATGA
- a CDS encoding ATP-dependent nuclease yields the protein MNSIRKTINEYINKIDKMLSNGKFYNYIEYMVFPHYKNLEPNSRIELNFPMTILIGKNGSGKSSTLHAFYGAPKGYSTGEYWFSTNIDPIVETGDSERNRYFYGYKENSKSYIKEVRKARIKRSESNIKKADLDYWETTRPSITDGMIPLSDKNSRNNPVVKDVIYVDFRGEISAFDKYFYFFEPRNGKKQDYLRKHSKFLSKIFDGDDARYGRYPDNKLFDKLIIMEKKHIEIINKILGKNYIEIKMVKHKVYEKWGTSIFVKTGFKSTYSEANSGSGESAIIKLVYKIMNAKPFSLILLDEPEVSLHPSAQLRLKAFLLNEIINKKHQIVISTHSPVLIQEMPKESLKLFETNITGKFSITNGVTTQEAFYNIEDDVSDKKTIICEDISAKILLEKVLTKIRKIQYFNVIYVHGGAETIITKYLPVFATNDDFQKTMYIVLDGDKNYEKRYDIESLSLSVLESATTLEEYFKESTNCVINGYIDGNKGHGREDQKIDVYKQSIKYHYNNVYYLPSKSIPEVIILNSNYVRNTYGNIINKYSNINNINAKEIVKEITNSLHGEINDDNYRSTITILSNQFAKEENSNCIRIIKIIDTIFES from the coding sequence ATGAATAGCATAAGAAAAACAATTAATGAGTATATTAATAAAATTGATAAAATGTTAAGCAATGGGAAGTTTTATAATTATATTGAATATATGGTGTTCCCACATTATAAAAATTTAGAACCTAATTCTAGGATTGAACTGAATTTTCCGATGACAATATTAATTGGAAAAAATGGTTCTGGAAAAAGTTCAACTTTACATGCTTTCTATGGAGCACCTAAAGGATATAGCACTGGTGAATATTGGTTTTCAACTAATATTGATCCAATTGTTGAAACTGGTGATTCAGAAAGAAATAGATATTTTTATGGGTACAAGGAAAATTCAAAAAGTTATATTAAAGAGGTAAGAAAAGCTAGAATTAAACGTTCAGAATCAAACATCAAAAAAGCTGATTTAGATTATTGGGAAACTACTAGACCATCCATAACAGATGGAATGATACCACTATCTGATAAGAATTCACGTAATAATCCTGTTGTGAAGGACGTAATATATGTTGATTTTAGAGGAGAGATAAGTGCATTTGACAAATATTTTTACTTTTTTGAACCTCGTAATGGTAAAAAACAGGATTATTTAAGAAAACATTCTAAATTCTTATCGAAAATTTTTGATGGCGATGATGCTAGGTATGGAAGATACCCTGATAATAAATTGTTTGATAAGTTGATTATAATGGAAAAAAAGCATATTGAAATAATAAATAAAATTTTAGGTAAAAATTATATAGAGATTAAGATGGTAAAACATAAAGTATATGAAAAATGGGGCACATCTATATTTGTTAAAACAGGATTTAAATCTACATATTCAGAAGCAAATTCCGGAAGTGGTGAAAGTGCAATTATTAAATTAGTATATAAAATAATGAATGCTAAACCATTCTCTCTTATTCTGTTGGATGAGCCAGAAGTTTCATTACATCCTAGTGCTCAACTACGATTAAAGGCTTTTTTACTTAATGAGATTATCAATAAAAAACATCAAATTGTTATATCTACTCATTCACCTGTTTTAATACAAGAAATGCCTAAAGAATCTTTGAAGCTTTTTGAAACAAATATTACAGGAAAATTTTCTATTACAAATGGTGTAACAACCCAAGAAGCCTTTTATAACATAGAGGATGATGTTAGTGATAAGAAAACTATTATTTGTGAAGATATATCAGCTAAAATATTATTAGAAAAAGTATTAACTAAAATTAGAAAAATACAATACTTTAATGTTATATATGTTCATGGTGGAGCTGAAACGATTATCACTAAATATTTACCTGTATTTGCTACAAATGATGATTTTCAAAAAACAATGTATATTGTACTTGATGGTGATAAAAATTATGAGAAAAGATACGATATAGAATCATTAAGTTTGTCTGTATTAGAATCTGCGACTACTCTAGAAGAATATTTTAAGGAATCAACAAATTGTGTAATAAATGGTTATATTGATGGTAATAAAGGTCATGGAAGAGAAGATCAAAAAATAGATGTATACAAGCAATCCATAAAATATCATTATAATAATGTTTACTATTTACCATCAAAATCTATTCCAGAAGTTATTATATTAAATAGTAATTATGTTAGAAATACATATGGTAATATCATTAATAAATATAGCAACATTAATAATATTAATGCAAAAGAAATAGTTAAAGAAATCACTAATTCATTACATGGTGAAATCAATGATGACAATTATAGAAGTACTATAACAATCTTATCAAATCAATTTGCAAAAGAAGAGAATAGCAATTGTATAAGAATTATAAAAATAATTGATACGATATTTGAAAGTTAA